Part of the Streptomyces europaeiscabiei genome is shown below.
CCAGGGTCGCGGCGGCGAGAGTTGCGACGGCGTTGGTGACGAGGCGGCTCGCGCGGCCACGCGGTCCGACCGTGCTCCCCATGTTCGATCCCCCTTGTTTCGCGGCGGGCCGTGCGGGGCCCGCCGGTCGGGACGATGGCTGTGGTGGCACTGAACCGAGTGGCGGACGGCGGACGAACGAAGACCGCACGAGTACCGCACCAGTGGGGCGGACGAGTGGCGGAAACGAAAGGAACCGAAAAGGCTTTCTGAGACGCTAGGCCGCACCCGAATACTCGTCAATCCCCTTGCAGGGAGCGGTTGTCGAAGGCTCACAGAAACGCAAGGCAGCATCCTGACCGAAACGTTTCCCGTACGCTTCCGGGTGGGGCGTGTCATCCTCGGCGAGGTCGGCACGCGTGGCGAGACAGGAGATCACCCATGGCACAGGCCACCGGCCCCTCTCGTTCGCAGCCCGCCACGCTCGGCGACGTCGCCCGGCTGGCGGGCGTCTCGATCGCCACGGCGTCCAAGGCGCTCAACGGCCGCAGCCAGGTCCGGGCGGAGACCAGACAGCGGGTCGTCGAGGCCGCCGAGCGACTGTCGTTCCGCCCCAACCAGGTGGCGCGTGGTCTGCTCGCCGGACGCACCGGGACCGTCGGCCTGCTCACCAGCGACCTGGAGGGCAGATTCGGCATACCGATCCTGATGGGCGCGGAGGACGCGTTCGGCGCGGGCGAGGTCGCGGTCTTCCTGTGCGACGCGCGCGGCGACGCGATCCGCGAACAGCACCATCTGCGCGCCCTGTTGGGCCGTCGCGTCGACGGCCTCATCGTGGTCGGCAGCCGCACCGACCCCCGGCCCTCCCTGGGCCGAGAGCTACCCGTCCCGGTCGTCTACGCCTACGCCCCCTCCGACGATCCGGAGGACTTCTCCGTCGTCCCGGACAGCGTCGGCGCCGGCCGGATCGCCGTGGAGCACCTCCTCGCCTGCGGCCGCACGCGGATCGCCCACATCACCGGCGATCCCGGCTATCTCGCCGCGCAGGACCGGGCCGCGGGGGCGCGGGCCGCGCTCGATGACGCCGGCCTCGCCCTGATCGGCGAACCGCGGTTCGGGGCCTGGTCGGAGGGCTGGGGACGTGCCGCCACCGCCATGCTCCTGGACCGCCACCCCGACGTCGACGCGGTCCTGTGCGGCAGCGACCAGATCGCCCGGGGCGTCATGGAGGTCCTGCGCGAGCGCGGCCACCGCGTCCCCGACGACATCGCCGTCATGGGCTTCGACAACTGGCAGATCATGACCGCCGGTTCCCGACCGCCCCTGACCAGCGTCGACATGAACCTCGAACAGGTCGGACGGGTGGCCGCCCACGCCCTCTTCACCGCGATCGCCGGCACCCCGAGCGCCGGGATCGACACCCTCCCCTGCAGGGTGGTGATCAGGGGGTCGACGGCACCGCTGTCCTGACGGGCACGCCCCCGGCGGTACGGCCGTGTCCGGGCAGGACAGCGCCCCAGCGGGAGTCGTCCGGGCAACCGCGCCGACGGGACTCGTCCGGATAACCGCGCCGGCTCCCCCGCGCGCGTGAACCAGTCGACGAGCAGAGCCAGTTCGTCCCCCGAGTACCAGCCGAAGCGCTCGGCGAGGCGGGCGTGGAACGGGCCGTGGACGGCGGCGACCCGCTCGCGGCATCCGGGACCGCGACCGCTCCGCTCGCGGCGGTCACGTGGACCGCGTCGGCTGCCGCCCGGCCGGCCGCCGCCGCACCCCGCCCCCACGCGCGGCCGTACCCGGGCCCGCCACCAGCCCCGAAGGCACCGGCACCGGGTCGACCGCCACGGTCCCGGCCGGCGACTCGCACTCCTGATCCGGCACTGCGACAGTAAACGCTTACCGCCCTCTGAGGCCCTGGTTCACGGAAGCGCGGCCCGCGAACCCCCTCCCATGCAGTAACGTCGAACCGTGACGGTCAATGAAAACGGTCGCCGGAGCAGCCCCGAACCCAGCGGGAGCAGGCGTCGACGGAGCAACACCTCGGGCGGCGAGCGGCCCAGCACGATTCGGGATGTCGCCGCACAGGCCGGGGTGTCCGTAGCAACCGTTTCCCGCACACTCGCCGGCAACTACCCGGTGTCCACGGAGACCAGGGCCCGGGTCATGGCGGCGGTCGAGTCACTGCACTACGTGGTGAACGTGCACGCGAAGGCGCTCTCCGGCCGGGTCGCGGGCCCCGTCGCCCTGGTCATCAAGGACATCACCGGCCCGTCCCTCGCCCATGTCGCGGCGGGGGTGGAGCAGGCGGCCGCCGACCGGGGCCGGCTGAGCCTGGTGTGTGCCACGCACGACGACTCGGCGCGCGAGGACGACCTGGTCCAGCTCATGCGCGAGCAGCACGCGGCCGCGGTCCTCCTCGTCGGCGGAGCCCATCAGGACGAGGCGTACCGGCGGCGGATGGCCGGGTACGCGACGGCACTGGACGCGGTCGGCTCCCGGCTGGTGCTGGTGGGCCGCCCGCCGCTGCACGGCGATCTGCCGGTGACGGTGGTGCAGTACGACAACCGGGGCGGAGCCTTCCAGGCCACCGACCATCTGCTGACCGCCGGGCACCGGCGCGTCCTCTTCCTGGGCGGGGTCCCCGGGCTCAGCACCGCCGACCAGCGCCGGGACGGCTTCCTGCACGCCCTGCGCGCGCACGGGGTGGCGCCCTCCGAGGAGTTGGAGCTGCCCGGCCCGTACACCCGCGTCTCGGGCTATCAGCGCACCCGGGAGGCGTTGGCGGCCGGGCTGGGGTTCACGGCGGTCTTCGCGGGCACCGACGTGGTCGCCACCGGGGCGCTGGCCGCGCTGCGCGAGGCCGGTCTCGACGTCCCGGGCGATGTCTCCCTGGTCGGCTTCGACGACGTCCCGTTCGCAGCCGACCTCTCCCCCGCGTTGACCACGGTGCGGGTGCCGTACGAGGATCTGGGGCGCACGGCGGTCCGGCTGGCACTGGAGCGCGAGGAAGGCCTCGGGGGCGACGACCACGTGGTGCTGGGCACGCAGTTGGTGATCCGCCAGTCGGTTCGCGCGCTTTCCTGAACGTACACGCCGGTCGGCGAGGGCGGAGAGTTCGGGACAACCCCCGTATTTTCACAAGAATTTGACGAGGCGTCCTCCCGCCGTAGGGCCATGGGTGGCATCAGGTCAACCGTCCCGGACTATTGACTCGGATCACCACAGTAGCGATTCTCGTCACATCGCTTGTGCCAGCCATGACAATCGGGCTATGGCGTCGTGGGTGTTCACCGCGTCCCGGAACGGTCTGGCCGATCGACCGTGCATCCCCCCGACCGAGGACGTGAGTGATGACCAGGACTCCACGCGCCCATCGCAGACGCAGACCCCTCATGGTGCTGGCGCTGTTCCTCACCACGATGGGCATGCTGCTCAGCCCGTCGTCCAGTTCGGCCGCCACCGGCGACTGGTGGCTGCCCACCTCCCGGCCCTCGCCCGACTCCCAGATCAACGTGACGGGCGAGCCGTTCAAGGGGACGAACTCGGCGGGCGACGTGCGCGGTTTCGTCGACGCGCACAACCACCTGTTCTCCAACGAGGCGTTCGGCGGCCGGCTCATCTGCGGCAAGGTGTTCTCGTCGTCCGGCATAGCCGACGCGCTGAAGGACTGTCCCGAGCACTACCCGGACGGCAGCCTCGCGCTGTTCGACTACATCACCCACGGCGGCGACGGCAAGCACGACCCGGTCGGCTACCCGACGTTCAAGGACTGGCCGGCGTACGACTCGATGACGCACCAGGCCAACTACTACGCCTGGATCGAGCGCGCCTGGCGCGGCGGCCAGCGGGTGCTGGTCAACGACCTGGTCACCAACGGCATGATCTGCTCGATCTACCCGTTCAAGGACCGCAGCTGCGACGAGATGACCTCGATCCGGCTGCAGGCGAAGCTGACGTACGACCTGCAGGACTACATCGACGCGCAGTACGGCGGCACCGGCAAGGGCTGGTTCCGGATCGTCACCGACAGCGCGCAGGCCCGCTCCGTGATCGCGCAGGGCAAGCTCGCCGTGGTGCTGGGCGTGGAGACGTCCGAGCCGTTCGGCTGCAAGCAGATCCTCGACATCCCGCAGTGCAGCAAGGCGGACATCGACAAGGGCCTCGACGAGCTGTACGGCCTGGGTGTGCGCAGCATGTTCCTGTGCCACAAGTTCGACAACGCGCTGTGCGGTGTCCGCTTCGACGAGCACGGTCTCGGTACGGCCATCAACGTCGGCCAGTTCCTGTCGACGGGCACCTTCTGGCAGACGGAGAAGTGCAAGGGCCCGCAGAAGGACAACCCGATCGGCGATGCGGCCACGGAGGCCGAGGAGGACCTGCCGGCGGGCACCGAGGTGCCGGAGTACGACGAGAACGCGCAGTGCAACGTCCGGGGGCTCACCGATCTCGGTGAGTACGCCGTGCAGGGCATGATGAAGCGCAAGATGATGCTCGAGATCGACCACATGAGCGTCAAGGCCACCGGCCAGGCCCTGGACATGTTCGAGGCCGCGTCCTACCCGGGCGTCCTGTCCTCGCACAGCTGGATGGACCTGAACTGGACCGAGCGGGTCTACTCCCTCGGCGGTTTCGTCGCCCAGTACATGCACGGCTCCGAGGAGTTCAGCGAGGAGGCCGAGCGCACCGACGCGCTGCGGACCAAGTACAACGTGGGCTACGGCTACGGCACCGACTTCAACGGCATCGGCGACCACCCCGCCCCGCGCGGCGCGAGCACCTCCAACCCGGTGACGTACCCCTTCAAGAGCGTCGACGGCGGCTCCACCATCGCCAAGCAGACCACCGGTACGCGCACCTTCGACTACAACACCGACGGTGCCGCCCATGTCGGGATGATCCCGGACTGGATCGAGGACATCCGGCTCGTCGGCGGCCAGGGCGTCGTGGACGACCTCTTCAAGGGCGCCGAGTCCTACCTCGACACCTGGGGCTCCTCCGAGGGCCAC
Proteins encoded:
- a CDS encoding LacI family DNA-binding transcriptional regulator, giving the protein MAQATGPSRSQPATLGDVARLAGVSIATASKALNGRSQVRAETRQRVVEAAERLSFRPNQVARGLLAGRTGTVGLLTSDLEGRFGIPILMGAEDAFGAGEVAVFLCDARGDAIREQHHLRALLGRRVDGLIVVGSRTDPRPSLGRELPVPVVYAYAPSDDPEDFSVVPDSVGAGRIAVEHLLACGRTRIAHITGDPGYLAAQDRAAGARAALDDAGLALIGEPRFGAWSEGWGRAATAMLLDRHPDVDAVLCGSDQIARGVMEVLRERGHRVPDDIAVMGFDNWQIMTAGSRPPLTSVDMNLEQVGRVAAHALFTAIAGTPSAGIDTLPCRVVIRGSTAPLS
- a CDS encoding LacI family DNA-binding transcriptional regulator: MTVNENGRRSSPEPSGSRRRRSNTSGGERPSTIRDVAAQAGVSVATVSRTLAGNYPVSTETRARVMAAVESLHYVVNVHAKALSGRVAGPVALVIKDITGPSLAHVAAGVEQAAADRGRLSLVCATHDDSAREDDLVQLMREQHAAAVLLVGGAHQDEAYRRRMAGYATALDAVGSRLVLVGRPPLHGDLPVTVVQYDNRGGAFQATDHLLTAGHRRVLFLGGVPGLSTADQRRDGFLHALRAHGVAPSEELELPGPYTRVSGYQRTREALAAGLGFTAVFAGTDVVATGALAALREAGLDVPGDVSLVGFDDVPFAADLSPALTTVRVPYEDLGRTAVRLALEREEGLGGDDHVVLGTQLVIRQSVRALS
- a CDS encoding galactose-binding domain-containing protein — encoded protein: MTRTPRAHRRRRPLMVLALFLTTMGMLLSPSSSSAATGDWWLPTSRPSPDSQINVTGEPFKGTNSAGDVRGFVDAHNHLFSNEAFGGRLICGKVFSSSGIADALKDCPEHYPDGSLALFDYITHGGDGKHDPVGYPTFKDWPAYDSMTHQANYYAWIERAWRGGQRVLVNDLVTNGMICSIYPFKDRSCDEMTSIRLQAKLTYDLQDYIDAQYGGTGKGWFRIVTDSAQARSVIAQGKLAVVLGVETSEPFGCKQILDIPQCSKADIDKGLDELYGLGVRSMFLCHKFDNALCGVRFDEHGLGTAINVGQFLSTGTFWQTEKCKGPQKDNPIGDAATEAEEDLPAGTEVPEYDENAQCNVRGLTDLGEYAVQGMMKRKMMLEIDHMSVKATGQALDMFEAASYPGVLSSHSWMDLNWTERVYSLGGFVAQYMHGSEEFSEEAERTDALRTKYNVGYGYGTDFNGIGDHPAPRGASTSNPVTYPFKSVDGGSTIAKQTTGTRTFDYNTDGAAHVGMIPDWIEDIRLVGGQGVVDDLFKGAESYLDTWGSSEGHQAGVNLAKGRTATASASESNPVTSYQPGRAVDGDSGTRWASDWSDSQWWKVDLGTSHTIRKVTLDWERAYGKAYQIDVSTDGSTWKTVWSTTSGDGGLDTATFSGVTARYVRMLGTDRGTDWGYSLYEVGVYSS